A stretch of the Streptococcus suis genome encodes the following:
- a CDS encoding transposase — protein sequence MVKKRIRNVIKQVFLSEEENQKLLERMKQDGFSNFSRFARKQLLKPDFEVWTVSFPEYLSLTGRLLFVGRVINSLAKSATQFGKISQQDLMELGQLMEELVEFVEKQLKEDKQRIAKK from the coding sequence ATGGTTAAAAAGAGAATTAGGAATGTTATTAAACAAGTCTTTTTGTCTGAAGAAGAAAATCAAAAACTGTTAGAGCGAATGAAGCAAGATGGTTTTTCAAACTTTTCTCGTTTTGCTAGAAAGCAGTTATTAAAACCTGATTTTGAAGTCTGGACAGTGAGCTTTCCAGAATATTTGTCGCTGACAGGTAGATTATTATTTGTTGGTAGAGTAATTAATAGCCTCGCTAAAAGCGCAACCCAGTTTGGAAAAATTTCCCAACAAGATTTGATGGAATTAGGTCAGTTGATGGAGGAACTTGTAGAATTTGTGGAGAAACAATTGAAGGAAGACAAGCAACGAATAGCTAAGAAGTGA
- a CDS encoding transposase: MSERVRTILKKFYVTELQNEVLNQLVDDSGLVTFSNYARRMLFKETSLFIQFDDTQFDEMIYSLRRIENNLRQLSKIAEQSQDSHAYRAMDYSRRLVSNYEKQLTRYHKKKRRKLLSKGT; encoded by the coding sequence ATGTCTGAACGTGTCAGAACTATTTTAAAGAAGTTTTATGTGACGGAGTTGCAGAATGAAGTCCTTAATCAGTTAGTGGATGATTCAGGATTAGTGACATTCTCTAATTATGCTCGTCGGATGCTCTTTAAGGAAACGTCGCTCTTTATTCAATTTGATGATACTCAGTTTGATGAAATGATTTATTCTCTGAGACGCATTGAAAATAATTTAAGGCAGTTATCTAAAATTGCAGAGCAGTCTCAAGATAGTCATGCCTACAGAGCTATGGACTATAGCAGAAGGCTAGTTTCAAATTATGAAAAGCAGTTAACACGTTACCACAAGAAAAAGAGACGAAAATTATTATCTAAGGGAACTTAA
- a CDS encoding DnaD domain protein has product METLWHRELTQHEKVLLEEITVEHSLLQLAIQKTAELESRKQNMSYVKGILTNWEARGLITADQVIASEKDYHPLEISNVEVSEDFLAAMDLWKD; this is encoded by the coding sequence ATGGAAACGCTATGGCATCGAGAATTAACCCAACATGAGAAAGTATTACTAGAGGAAATAACAGTTGAACATTCCTTATTGCAGTTAGCTATTCAGAAAACAGCTGAGCTTGAATCAAGGAAACAAAACATGAGTTACGTCAAAGGGATACTAACGAATTGGGAAGCTAGAGGACTTATCACTGCTGACCAAGTGATAGCATCTGAAAAAGACTACCATCCATTGGAAATTTCAAATGTGGAAGTATCTGAAGATTTCTTAGCAGCTATGGATTTATGGAAAGATTAG
- a CDS encoding DNA-binding protein: MADETTLVVQLPKSLERQLRAYYDEMVSSAIARALEDKELYKPMVRMSALSRWLDVSTTTIQKWTREGMPTMVIDGVTLYDKRAVTRWLKQYER, from the coding sequence ATGGCTGATGAAACCACTTTAGTTGTACAACTACCGAAATCATTGGAAAGACAGTTGAGAGCTTACTATGACGAGATGGTTAGTAGTGCCATCGCACGTGCTTTAGAGGATAAGGAACTCTATAAGCCAATGGTTCGGATGTCTGCCTTATCCCGCTGGTTAGATGTTTCAACGACTACGATTCAAAAATGGACACGAGAAGGAATGCCTACAATGGTCATTGATGGCGTGACTCTTTACGATAAACGAGCAGTTACACGTTGGTTGAAGCAATATGAAAGATGA
- a CDS encoding XRE family transcriptional regulator — MTNHIAKLIEESGKKLTEISSATDIAYPTLSGYNQGIRQPKKGNAQKLADYFGVSVAYILGLDDNRQAPSTMDIITDSFKVSEISSVTPFKSDMEKLKKGIELGEIHLSMPLNEGFSDDFRRILARYLVNHEEEFMKTFTKHMNSLKRESEIWQTWIQTEEYRIRQEDRHKK, encoded by the coding sequence ATGACCAATCATATTGCAAAACTGATAGAAGAGAGTGGCAAAAAACTAACTGAGATTAGTTCTGCTACAGATATTGCTTATCCTACCTTATCGGGATACAATCAAGGCATTCGTCAACCCAAAAAAGGAAATGCTCAAAAATTAGCTGATTATTTTGGAGTATCTGTTGCTTACATCTTAGGACTTGACGATAATAGACAAGCGCCGTCAACTATGGACATTATCACAGACAGCTTTAAAGTTTCCGAGATTAGTTCTGTAACACCTTTTAAAAGCGATATGGAGAAGCTGAAGAAAGGAATTGAATTAGGGGAGATTCATTTGTCTATGCCCTTAAATGAGGGCTTCTCAGACGATTTTAGACGCATTTTAGCTCGTTACTTGGTTAATCATGAGGAAGAATTCATGAAAACCTTCACTAAACACATGAATAGTTTAAAACGTGAGTCAGAAATTTGGCAAACTTGGATTCAGACTGAAGAATACCGAATTAGGCAAGAAGATCGACACAAAAAATAA
- a CDS encoding site-specific integrase, translated as MSIHKYETKKGFFYYVSFYIGLDEYGKKKRHLKRGFKTKKEARLYEARLETGQLSDVLKASKQNTKISYQELYQEWFQAYQNTVEATTAAKTKDIYRIHILPIFGYKTISRISPLECQNFITEKSKTFKNMKHIKSYTSKIFDFAINMNYIDKNPMANVIMPKIKKEKSENFWSLEELHRFLKIVKEIEPYKHFALFRLLAYSGLRKGELYALRWGDLDFDNNLLTINKSIGRIDGHAIEKGTKNSFSVRSIYLDSETIDILKHWQELYRQEQNQLAISKIDLSNEYMFTYLTNSDQFEPLHADYLNNILKRIIRKYKLKPISPHGFRHTHATLMTEIGIDPTNTSKRLGHASSQMTLDIYTHTTKTGEQNSIKKFADYLNQAK; from the coding sequence ATGTCTATACATAAATACGAAACAAAAAAAGGATTTTTTTATTATGTTAGCTTTTATATCGGTTTAGATGAATACGGAAAAAAGAAGAGACATCTAAAACGAGGCTTTAAAACTAAAAAAGAGGCTAGGCTATATGAAGCTAGGCTAGAAACTGGTCAACTTTCAGATGTTCTAAAAGCATCCAAGCAAAATACCAAGATCAGCTATCAGGAACTATATCAAGAATGGTTCCAAGCTTATCAAAATACTGTTGAAGCTACCACTGCTGCAAAGACTAAGGATATATACCGCATTCATATCCTTCCAATTTTTGGTTATAAGACAATTAGTCGTATCAGTCCATTGGAATGTCAAAATTTTATTACAGAAAAATCAAAGACCTTCAAAAATATGAAGCATATCAAGTCTTACACATCTAAAATATTTGATTTTGCCATCAACATGAACTATATTGACAAAAATCCGATGGCTAATGTTATCATGCCAAAAATAAAAAAAGAGAAATCAGAAAACTTCTGGTCTCTTGAAGAATTGCATCGCTTTTTAAAAATCGTAAAAGAGATAGAACCCTATAAACACTTTGCCTTGTTTCGTTTACTAGCTTATAGCGGCTTACGGAAGGGAGAACTTTACGCTCTAAGATGGGGAGACTTAGATTTTGATAATAATCTACTAACTATCAATAAGAGTATCGGTAGGATTGATGGTCATGCTATCGAAAAAGGTACTAAAAATAGTTTTTCAGTTCGCTCAATATATTTAGATAGTGAAACCATTGACATCTTAAAGCATTGGCAAGAACTTTATAGGCAGGAACAAAATCAGTTAGCGATTTCAAAAATTGACCTTTCTAATGAGTACATGTTTACCTACTTGACAAACTCGGACCAGTTTGAACCTTTACATGCGGACTATCTCAATAATATCCTCAAACGGATTATCAGAAAATACAAGTTAAAACCTATCAGTCCACACGGATTTCGACATACTCATGCTACACTTATGACAGAAATCGGAATTGACCCAACTAATACCTCTAAACGTTTAGGGCATGCAAGTAGTCAAATGACACTTGATATTTATACCCATACAACAAAAACTGGAGAGCAAAACTCCATCAAAAAATTTGCGGACTATCTCAATCAAGCAAAATAA
- a CDS encoding 30S ribosomal protein S9, with translation MAQAQYTGTGRRKNAVARVRLVPGTGKITVNKKDVEEYIPYADLRLVINQPFAVTSTQGSYDVFVNVNGGGYGGQSGAIRHGIARALLQVDPDFRDSLKRAGLLTRDARMVERKKPGLKKARKASQFSKR, from the coding sequence ATGGCACAAGCACAATACACAGGTACTGGTCGTCGTAAAAACGCGGTTGCACGCGTACGTTTGGTCCCAGGTACTGGTAAAATCACAGTAAACAAAAAAGATGTAGAAGAGTACATCCCATACGCTGACCTTCGTTTGGTTATTAACCAACCATTCGCAGTAACTTCAACACAAGGTTCATACGACGTTTTCGTTAACGTGAACGGTGGTGGTTACGGTGGTCAATCAGGTGCGATCCGTCACGGTATCGCGCGTGCATTGCTTCAAGTAGACCCAGACTTCCGCGATTCATTGAAACGCGCAGGCCTTCTTACACGTGACGCTCGTATGGTTGAACGTAAGAAACCAGGTCTCAAAAAAGCCCGCAAGGCATCACAATTCTCAAAACGTTAA
- a CDS encoding 50S ribosomal protein L13, with protein sequence MNKTTFMAKPGQVERKWYVVDATDVPLGRLSAVVASVLRGKNKPTFTPHTDTGDFVIVINAEKVKLTGKKATDKVYYTHSLHPGGLKSITAGELRSKNAVRLIEKSVKGMLPHNTLGRAQGMKLKVFVGSEHTHAAQQPEVLDISGLI encoded by the coding sequence ATGAACAAAACAACATTTATGGCTAAACCAGGCCAAGTTGAACGTAAATGGTATGTAGTAGACGCTACTGATGTACCTCTTGGACGTCTTTCAGCAGTAGTTGCTAGCGTTCTTCGTGGTAAAAACAAACCAACTTTCACACCTCACACTGATACTGGTGACTTTGTTATCGTCATCAACGCTGAGAAAGTGAAATTGACTGGTAAAAAAGCAACTGATAAAGTGTACTACACTCACTCATTGCACCCAGGTGGTTTGAAATCAATCACAGCTGGTGAATTGCGTTCTAAAAACGCTGTTCGTTTGATTGAAAAATCAGTTAAAGGTATGCTTCCACATAACACACTTGGTCGTGCCCAAGGCATGAAATTGAAAGTGTTTGTGGGTAGCGAGCACACTCACGCTGCACAACAACCAGAAGTACTTGATATTTCAGGTCTTATCTAA
- a CDS encoding DegV family protein — protein MSFKIVTDSTSDLSKGWVEEHGVDVLGLTINLDGQTYETVGDNRLTSATLLEKMESGSQPMTSQVNVGQFEEVFEVAAKEGQEVLYLAFSAALSGTYQSAVIARDMVLDQYPEAAISIIDTKAATIGEGYLVMKAVEARAAGKTLVETMAIVEDLVPRLRTYLLVDDLQHLVRGGRLSKAAGLIGGLVNIKPLISLNADGKLESIAKIRGRKKGIKQMLNLTLDNLDHSTIMVAYTGDIEAAEGVKSTLLEDDRVSDVLLTELGPVIATHTGTGVLAILSIGTEMRA, from the coding sequence GTGAGTTTTAAAATAGTAACGGATTCTACCTCGGATTTGTCAAAAGGATGGGTGGAAGAACATGGGGTTGATGTACTAGGCTTGACCATCAATTTAGATGGTCAAACCTATGAGACTGTAGGGGACAATCGCCTTACTAGTGCTACATTGCTAGAGAAGATGGAAAGTGGTAGCCAGCCGATGACCAGTCAAGTAAATGTCGGTCAGTTTGAAGAAGTTTTTGAAGTGGCAGCCAAGGAAGGTCAAGAGGTGCTTTATCTCGCTTTCTCAGCAGCTCTTTCAGGGACCTATCAGAGTGCGGTCATTGCACGCGACATGGTCTTGGATCAATACCCGGAAGCAGCCATTTCCATTATTGATACGAAGGCGGCGACCATAGGTGAAGGCTATCTTGTTATGAAAGCCGTTGAGGCGCGTGCTGCGGGTAAAACATTGGTGGAGACCATGGCAATCGTAGAAGATTTGGTGCCACGCTTGCGGACCTATCTCTTAGTTGATGATTTACAACACTTAGTGCGTGGTGGCCGTCTGTCCAAAGCTGCAGGTTTGATCGGTGGATTAGTGAATATCAAGCCCCTCATTTCGCTCAATGCTGATGGAAAACTAGAATCAATAGCTAAAATCCGTGGTCGTAAAAAAGGAATCAAGCAAATGTTGAACCTGACCTTGGATAACTTGGATCATTCTACAATCATGGTTGCTTATACGGGTGATATTGAGGCGGCAGAGGGCGTCAAATCTACTTTATTGGAAGACGACCGTGTTTCTGATGTTCTATTGACAGAATTAGGACCAGTTATTGCCACTCATACAGGTACAGGAGTCTTAGCGATTTTATCAATTGGGACAGAAATGAGAGCATAG
- a CDS encoding NYN domain-containing protein: MKEKILLVDGYNMIAFWRSTKQDFKKGHLDAARTTLLRILSHYASFENIDIICVFDAHHVPGSRQHYDEFNVQVVFTEEEETADSYIERLSAELNSDPRKQVTVATSDLNEQWVVFSQGALRVSARELEERTNVIKKDLDKFVDQVELYTPRLNPWSDQQFKALKEVMEDMTE; encoded by the coding sequence ATGAAAGAAAAGATTCTGCTTGTTGATGGTTATAATATGATTGCTTTTTGGAGATCAACTAAACAAGATTTCAAAAAAGGTCATTTAGATGCCGCAAGGACTACCTTGCTTCGCATTCTTTCCCACTATGCTTCATTTGAGAATATAGACATCATTTGCGTTTTTGATGCTCATCATGTTCCCGGAAGTCGTCAGCATTATGATGAATTTAATGTTCAAGTTGTGTTTACTGAAGAGGAAGAAACGGCAGATAGCTATATTGAACGCTTGAGTGCAGAGTTAAATAGTGATCCTCGCAAACAGGTTACGGTAGCAACGAGTGATTTAAATGAGCAATGGGTTGTTTTTTCACAGGGAGCCTTACGAGTATCTGCGCGTGAGCTAGAAGAACGGACAAATGTAATCAAAAAGGATTTGGATAAATTTGTGGATCAAGTTGAATTGTACACCCCGCGTCTGAATCCCTGGTCAGATCAGCAGTTTAAAGCCTTAAAAGAAGTGATGGAGGATATGACTGAGTGA
- the rlmB gene encoding 23S rRNA (guanosine(2251)-2'-O)-methyltransferase RlmB: MEENDIVYGVHAVVESLEANTGNKLYIQDDLRGKNVEKIKALAAEKKVSISWTPKKTLSDMTEGAVHQGFVLRVSEFAYADLSVILEKAEAEDNPLILILDGLTDPHNLGSILRTADATQVAGIIIPKHRAVGVTPVVAKTSTGAVAHVPIARVTNLSQTLDKLKEAGFWVFGTDMNGTPSHKWNTAGKLVLIIGNEGKGISSNIKKQVDEMVTIPMKGHVQSLNASVAAAVLMYEVFRKKL, translated from the coding sequence ATGGAAGAAAATGATATCGTATATGGCGTACATGCTGTAGTGGAGAGTTTGGAGGCCAACACTGGTAACAAGCTATACATTCAGGATGATTTGCGCGGAAAAAATGTAGAAAAAATCAAGGCACTGGCGGCAGAGAAGAAGGTGTCGATTTCTTGGACGCCGAAGAAGACCCTGTCTGACATGACAGAAGGTGCCGTTCACCAAGGTTTTGTCCTACGAGTCTCTGAGTTTGCCTATGCGGACCTATCGGTGATTTTGGAAAAAGCGGAAGCAGAAGACAATCCTCTCATTCTCATCTTGGATGGTCTGACAGATCCTCACAACTTGGGCTCGATTTTGCGGACCGCAGATGCGACTCAGGTAGCGGGCATCATCATTCCCAAGCACCGAGCAGTTGGCGTGACGCCCGTTGTGGCAAAGACCTCAACAGGAGCGGTGGCCCATGTCCCAATCGCCCGAGTGACTAATCTTAGCCAAACCCTTGATAAGCTTAAGGAGGCTGGTTTCTGGGTATTTGGTACTGATATGAACGGAACCCCAAGCCACAAGTGGAATACAGCTGGCAAGCTAGTACTTATTATTGGCAACGAAGGTAAAGGGATTTCCAGTAATATCAAAAAGCAGGTGGATGAGATGGTTACCATTCCTATGAAGGGCCATGTCCAATCCCTCAACGCCAGCGTAGCAGCTGCTGTGCTGATGTACGAAGTATTTCGGAAGAAACTTTAG
- a CDS encoding DUF1761 domain-containing protein — translation MTLILGIVAGLITFAIGGLWYGLIFRDAWIEASGIDMAKVEADRQAGKNGQKEMMISLAIEVVTAVVAIFFIKTLDVSPLHAAGGMGVTAVLASLKNYVFEQRPIKLILINESYKLVCYLVEGIIALIA, via the coding sequence ATGACACTTATTTTGGGAATTGTGGCAGGCCTGATTACTTTTGCCATTGGCGGCTTATGGTACGGCTTGATTTTCCGCGATGCCTGGATTGAAGCCTCTGGCATTGATATGGCAAAGGTTGAAGCTGACCGTCAAGCTGGTAAAAACGGTCAAAAAGAAATGATGATTTCTTTAGCAATTGAAGTTGTTACAGCCGTTGTTGCAATTTTCTTTATCAAAACTCTTGATGTTTCACCACTACATGCGGCTGGTGGCATGGGGGTAACTGCTGTACTTGCTTCATTAAAAAACTATGTTTTTGAGCAACGTCCAATCAAGCTTATCCTTATCAATGAAAGCTACAAATTGGTCTGCTACTTGGTAGAAGGAATTATTGCTTTAATTGCATAA
- a CDS encoding potassium transporter Kup, which yields MTEKDSLSFERGSKAGFLIALGVVYGDIGTSPLYTMQALVRGQGGIGAVNKEFILGSISLIIWTLTIITTIKYVLIALKADNDHEGGIFSLYTLVRKRAKWLIIPAMIGGSTLLADGALTPAVTVTSAIEGLRSVPLLETFYQDESIVIATSLAILTVLFSIQRFGTGFVGKVFGPVMFIWFLFLGLVGLTNTITYPEVFKAFNPLYAISLLMSPENKEGIFILGSVFLATTGAEALYSDLGHVGRGNIYVSWPFVKVSILLSYFGQGAWILSHQTESITLNPFFASVPQGLSMIAVILATLAAIIASQALISGSFTLVSEAMRLKLFPRLRITYPGASLGQLYIPRLNWLLWMTTSTIVLYFRSAEKMEAAYGLAITVTMLMTSILLTEFVRQSGIKPWQAYLGLAFFLSIEGMFFLSSVIKFVHGGYVVVIISLFILFVMFVWHKSNQILSHYTKLLPLSKYMGQLQALSQDKSVPLYASNLVYLSRHLQGHFIDHSILYSILEKKSKRANQYWFVRVHVTDQPYTKEYSVDTLDTNFLIKVDLYLGFRMRQDVSRYLRTIVGDLMKQGRILKQKQVYSLQDEKEIGDFRFVIIEETMANSPELNTFDRFILGMRAFIKRYTASPTRWFGLQFSEVTVERIPIILSGVRPLPIDERKQKVL from the coding sequence ATGACTGAGAAAGATAGTTTAAGCTTTGAACGTGGTAGTAAGGCTGGTTTTCTTATTGCTCTCGGGGTGGTTTATGGAGATATTGGTACAAGTCCACTTTATACCATGCAAGCTCTTGTTAGAGGCCAAGGAGGAATTGGGGCTGTGAATAAGGAATTTATTCTGGGTTCTATCTCTTTAATTATTTGGACTTTAACTATAATTACGACAATTAAGTATGTATTGATTGCGTTGAAGGCGGATAATGATCATGAGGGGGGGATTTTTTCCTTATATACCCTTGTGAGAAAAAGAGCCAAATGGCTCATCATTCCTGCTATGATTGGTGGCTCAACTTTGCTAGCAGATGGGGCGTTGACGCCAGCTGTAACAGTCACTTCTGCTATAGAAGGTTTACGAAGTGTTCCGTTGTTGGAAACCTTTTATCAAGATGAATCAATCGTTATTGCAACGAGTTTAGCGATTTTGACAGTATTGTTTAGTATTCAACGATTTGGAACAGGCTTTGTTGGTAAGGTATTTGGTCCAGTCATGTTTATCTGGTTCTTATTTTTAGGACTTGTCGGTTTAACAAATACTATCACTTATCCAGAAGTTTTTAAGGCATTCAATCCTCTTTATGCGATTTCCTTATTAATGAGTCCTGAAAATAAGGAAGGTATTTTCATACTGGGTTCAGTATTTCTTGCTACTACCGGTGCGGAGGCGCTTTATTCAGATTTGGGGCATGTTGGTAGGGGAAATATTTATGTTAGTTGGCCATTTGTAAAAGTATCCATTTTGCTATCTTACTTCGGACAAGGTGCATGGATTTTGTCACATCAAACAGAGTCAATTACTTTAAACCCATTTTTCGCGAGTGTTCCCCAAGGATTAAGCATGATTGCTGTGATTTTAGCAACTCTTGCTGCAATCATTGCATCACAAGCGCTCATTTCAGGCTCTTTTACACTCGTTTCAGAAGCAATGCGCTTAAAATTGTTCCCTAGATTACGAATTACTTATCCTGGTGCTAGTTTAGGTCAGTTATATATTCCAAGGTTAAATTGGCTTCTTTGGATGACGACCTCTACAATTGTTCTCTATTTTAGGAGTGCAGAAAAAATGGAAGCAGCTTATGGTTTGGCGATTACTGTGACCATGTTAATGACTTCTATTCTATTGACTGAGTTTGTGAGACAATCGGGCATCAAACCCTGGCAAGCCTATCTGGGTCTGGCATTCTTTTTGTCGATAGAGGGAATGTTCTTCTTATCATCGGTCATTAAATTTGTTCATGGTGGTTATGTGGTTGTTATTATCTCTCTATTCATTTTATTTGTCATGTTTGTTTGGCATAAAAGCAATCAAATATTATCTCATTATACAAAATTGCTCCCATTGTCTAAGTATATGGGGCAATTACAAGCCTTATCTCAAGACAAAAGTGTCCCCCTTTATGCAAGTAATTTGGTTTATCTCAGTAGACATCTACAGGGACATTTCATCGATCACTCGATTCTCTACTCAATTTTGGAGAAAAAATCAAAGCGGGCTAATCAATACTGGTTTGTGCGTGTTCATGTAACAGACCAACCCTACACAAAAGAGTACTCAGTTGACACCCTGGATACAAACTTCTTGATTAAGGTAGATCTTTATTTAGGGTTTAGAATGAGACAGGACGTCTCTCGATACTTAAGAACCATTGTGGGTGACTTAATGAAACAGGGAAGAATACTCAAACAGAAACAGGTATATAGTTTACAAGATGAGAAAGAAATTGGAGATTTTCGTTTTGTTATCATAGAAGAGACCATGGCCAATTCACCTGAATTGAATACATTTGATCGATTTATTCTGGGGATGAGAGCATTCATTAAACGTTATACAGCTTCTCCTACCCGCTGGTTTGGTTTACAATTCTCAGAAGTAACTGTAGAGCGGATTCCCATTATTTTGTCAGGTGTTCGACCGTTGCCGATTGATGAAAGAAAGCAAAAAGTTCTCTGA
- a CDS encoding aromatic acid exporter family protein, translated as MPLLHRTIKLILATVLSIYLADWLGLSYATSAGIIAILSILDTRKSSYKMALNRFYSTLLALSIATITFYLLGFGIWTLGVYLVFYVPLAYHFRWEAGIAPATVLVTHLMLEESLSISLLTNEMGLFLIGALTALISNLYMPSQERMIEEYHERVEDKLKQILLRFEQFLIKGDGRNDATLINELDHMLDDALKIVYLERHNQVFQQTNYQVHYFEMRAAQSKILRTMATNINKCLLEARENIILASLFERTAQQLSRENSAKELLLDIELFNATFRERPLPQTREEFETRATLFQLLHDMEHFIQLKVDFYQAYSENK; from the coding sequence ATGCCTCTCTTACACAGAACAATAAAACTTATTTTAGCAACTGTTCTATCAATTTATCTGGCAGATTGGCTGGGATTATCATACGCAACTTCTGCCGGAATTATTGCAATTTTAAGTATTTTGGATACTCGAAAATCCAGTTATAAAATGGCTCTTAATCGCTTCTATTCCACTCTACTTGCCTTATCTATCGCAACGATAACTTTTTACTTGCTAGGTTTCGGGATTTGGACTTTAGGTGTCTACTTAGTCTTCTATGTTCCTCTTGCTTACCATTTTCGGTGGGAGGCAGGAATCGCACCCGCTACAGTCCTGGTCACTCACTTAATGCTTGAGGAAAGCCTATCCATTTCCCTCTTGACCAATGAGATGGGCTTGTTTCTGATTGGAGCCTTGACAGCCTTAATTTCGAATCTCTATATGCCTTCTCAAGAACGCATGATTGAGGAATATCACGAAAGAGTTGAAGACAAGTTGAAACAGATTCTCCTACGCTTTGAACAGTTTTTAATCAAAGGGGACGGTAGGAATGATGCAACCCTCATCAACGAACTCGATCACATGCTGGACGATGCACTAAAGATTGTCTATTTAGAACGCCACAACCAAGTTTTTCAACAAACAAATTATCAAGTCCATTATTTTGAAATGCGGGCTGCACAAAGCAAAATATTACGGACCATGGCAACCAATATCAATAAGTGTTTACTGGAAGCCCGAGAGAACATCATCCTAGCCAGCCTCTTTGAGCGAACAGCCCAACAACTCAGCAGAGAGAATTCAGCAAAAGAATTGTTATTGGATATTGAATTATTCAATGCAACCTTCAGAGAGCGACCTCTACCTCAAACTCGAGAAGAGTTTGAAACCAGAGCTACCCTTTTCCAACTCCTGCACGATATGGAGCATTTTATCCAACTCAAAGTCGATTTTTACCAAGCTTATTCAGAAAATAAATGA
- a CDS encoding cadmium resistance protein, protein MILFISAIILSISTSIDYLLLLILLFSKTKNRSDKQHIYLGQLLASFILIVSSFIISQFANLLPSEWMIGLLGIFPIFLGVRILFESEEDVQISDKTIGVLSVLLLSLASGADNLGIFSPYFTTLTMPEFIVTAVIILLGTTVICFIADAFGSLSPISEFLEKYERIILPLVFVLLGVYILIEFGTLNYLLAFFH, encoded by the coding sequence ATGATATTATTTATATCTGCAATTATTCTTAGTATTTCAACAAGTATTGACTACTTGCTTCTTTTAATACTCCTCTTTTCAAAAACTAAAAATAGAAGTGATAAACAACACATCTATCTGGGACAATTACTTGCATCTTTTATCTTGATAGTATCTAGCTTTATCATCAGTCAATTCGCCAATTTACTACCTTCTGAGTGGATGATTGGCTTACTTGGAATCTTCCCGATTTTTTTGGGAGTTCGCATTCTATTTGAATCTGAAGAAGACGTTCAGATCTCAGACAAAACAATAGGAGTCCTATCAGTTTTACTCCTTTCATTAGCATCTGGCGCTGATAATTTAGGGATTTTCTCGCCCTATTTCACAACCTTAACAATGCCAGAATTTATCGTAACAGCTGTCATCATTTTGTTGGGGACAACCGTTATTTGCTTCATCGCAGATGCTTTTGGCAGTCTCTCTCCTATCTCTGAATTTCTTGAAAAATACGAGCGTATCATTCTACCATTAGTGTTTGTTCTCTTAGGAGTCTATATTTTGATCGAATTCGGCACGCTAAATTATTTACTCGCATTTTTTCATTAA